A DNA window from Danio aesculapii chromosome 1, fDanAes4.1, whole genome shotgun sequence contains the following coding sequences:
- the ugt5b1 gene encoding UDP glucuronosyltransferase 5 family, polypeptide B1 isoform X2 produces the protein MIGQIFQPCGQILIALLLVTVPVAQSEKVLVFPVDGSHWVNMNILVEALHAKGHNITVIRMADSWYITEMSPHYTSINLKSAGGFDEEFFETFAFRLMKIVREGSRWSRLKLEIETWQSAYEMIKTESEMIKSMLEDQQLMQTFRDAKYDLLLTDPLLFGGVILGHFLKLPIVYNVRWTMYNEAHFVIAPSPLSYVPFMMVELSDRMSFFQRVKNIVMFTVAEAQAALLFAPHYDALCEQFIGPGVSFLSLVQGADLWLHRVDFIFEYPRPTMPNIVYMAGFQCKPSKPLPQDLEEFVQSSGDHGVIIMSLGTLVGQLPDDVAEAIAEAFAELPQKVIWRYKGKRPSALGNNTLMMDWMPQNDLLGHPKTRAFVAHGGTNGVQEAIYHGVPIIGFGLIFDQPDNLEKMRVRGAANNVDFATVDKESFLKTVKEVLYDPSYRENMQRLSRLHKDVPVKPLDNAIFWIEFVMRHKGAAHLRTESYKMPWYSYHSVDVILVLISAVSLIILTIYAVIRYFCCRICMRKTKIKLK, from the coding sequence ATGATTGGACAGATTTTTCAGCCATGTGGACAAATCTTGATTGCACTTCTGCTAGTGACTGTTCCAGTTGCTCAAAGCGAGAAGGTTCTTGTCTTTCCTGTGGATGGCAGTCACTGGGTCAACATGAACATCTTGGTTGAAGCACTTCATGCCAAAGGTCACAATATTACAGTCATTCGGATGGCAGACAGCTGGTACATCACAGAGATGTCACCTCACTACACTTCAATAAATCTCAAGTCTGCAGGAGGATTCGATGAAGAATTTTTTGAGACATTTGCATTCAGACTAATGAAAATTGTGAGAGAAGGTTCACGCTGGAGTCGTTTAAAACTAGAGATAGAGACGTGGCAAAGTGCTTATGAGATGATCAAAACAGAAAGTGAGATGATAAAGAGTATGTTGGAGGACCAACAGCTTATGCAGACTTTTAGGGATGCCAAGTATGATTTGCTCCTTACAGATCCACTCTTGTTTGGGGGTGTTATTTTGGGCCACTTTCTGAAACTTCCAATTGTCTATAATGTCCGTTGGACAATGTATAATGAAGCTCATTTTGTAATAGCTCCATCTCCACTTTCTTATGTTCCTTTTATGATGGTGGAGTTATCAGACCGCATGAGTTTTTTCCAGAGAGTAAAGAATATTGTGATGTTCACCGTAGCAGAAGCACAAGCTGCTTTGCTTTTTGCTCCACATTATGACGCACTTTGTGAACAGTTCATTGGCCCAGGAGTCTCATTTCTTTCCTTAGTTCAGGGAGCTGATCTGTGGCTCCATAGAGTCGATTTTATTTTCGAATATCCACGTCCCACTATGCCAAATATTGTCTACATGGCAGGTTTTCAGTGCAAGCCATCAAAACCTCTCCCACAAGATCTGGAGGAATTTGTTCAGAGCTCTGGTGATCACGGTGTCATCATCATGTCTCTGGGGACTCTCGTTGGTCAGCTTCCAGATGATGTGGCCGAGGCAATTGCTGAAGCTTTTGCAGAACTTCCACAGAAAGTCATCTGGAGGTACAAAGGAAAGAGACCATCTGCACTAGGAAACAACACCTTAATGATGGACTGGATGCCTCAGAATGATCTTCTGGGTCATCCCAAGACCAGAGCCTTTGTGGCACATGGAGGAACCAATGGAGTTCAAGAAGCCATCTACCACGGGGTGCCAATCATTGGATTTGGCCTGATTTTTGACCAACCCGACAATCTTGAAAAAATGAGAGTGCGAGGTGCAGCCAACAATGTAGACTTTGCCACAGTGGATAAGGAGTCCTTCCTTAAAACGGTCAAAGAGGTTCTTTATGATCCCTCTTATCGGGAGAACATGCAGAGACTCTCAAGGCTTCACAAGGATGTTCCAGTGAAGCCTCTGGACAACGCcatcttctggattgagtttgttaTGAGACACAAAGGTGCCGCTCACTTGCGCACAGAGTCATACAAAATGCCCTGGTACTCTTATCACTCTGTTGATGTCATTCTGGTGCTGATTTCTGCTGTGTCACTCATAATCCTGACCATTTATGCAGTTATCAGATATTTCTGCTGCAGAATATGCAtgagaaaaacaaaaatcaaacttAAGTAA
- the ugt5b1 gene encoding UDP glucuronosyltransferase 5 family, polypeptide B1 isoform X1, with translation MQMSFAGTMIGQIFQPCGQILIALLLVTVPVAQSEKVLVFPVDGSHWVNMNILVEALHAKGHNITVIRMADSWYITEMSPHYTSINLKSAGGFDEEFFETFAFRLMKIVREGSRWSRLKLEIETWQSAYEMIKTESEMIKSMLEDQQLMQTFRDAKYDLLLTDPLLFGGVILGHFLKLPIVYNVRWTMYNEAHFVIAPSPLSYVPFMMVELSDRMSFFQRVKNIVMFTVAEAQAALLFAPHYDALCEQFIGPGVSFLSLVQGADLWLHRVDFIFEYPRPTMPNIVYMAGFQCKPSKPLPQDLEEFVQSSGDHGVIIMSLGTLVGQLPDDVAEAIAEAFAELPQKVIWRYKGKRPSALGNNTLMMDWMPQNDLLGHPKTRAFVAHGGTNGVQEAIYHGVPIIGFGLIFDQPDNLEKMRVRGAANNVDFATVDKESFLKTVKEVLYDPSYRENMQRLSRLHKDVPVKPLDNAIFWIEFVMRHKGAAHLRTESYKMPWYSYHSVDVILVLISAVSLIILTIYAVIRYFCCRICMRKTKIKLK, from the exons ATGCAAATGTCCTTTGCAG GCACCATGATTGGACAGATTTTTCAGCCATGTGGACAAATCTTGATTGCACTTCTGCTAGTGACTGTTCCAGTTGCTCAAAGCGAGAAGGTTCTTGTCTTTCCTGTGGATGGCAGTCACTGGGTCAACATGAACATCTTGGTTGAAGCACTTCATGCCAAAGGTCACAATATTACAGTCATTCGGATGGCAGACAGCTGGTACATCACAGAGATGTCACCTCACTACACTTCAATAAATCTCAAGTCTGCAGGAGGATTCGATGAAGAATTTTTTGAGACATTTGCATTCAGACTAATGAAAATTGTGAGAGAAGGTTCACGCTGGAGTCGTTTAAAACTAGAGATAGAGACGTGGCAAAGTGCTTATGAGATGATCAAAACAGAAAGTGAGATGATAAAGAGTATGTTGGAGGACCAACAGCTTATGCAGACTTTTAGGGATGCCAAGTATGATTTGCTCCTTACAGATCCACTCTTGTTTGGGGGTGTTATTTTGGGCCACTTTCTGAAACTTCCAATTGTCTATAATGTCCGTTGGACAATGTATAATGAAGCTCATTTTGTAATAGCTCCATCTCCACTTTCTTATGTTCCTTTTATGATGGTGGAGTTATCAGACCGCATGAGTTTTTTCCAGAGAGTAAAGAATATTGTGATGTTCACCGTAGCAGAAGCACAAGCTGCTTTGCTTTTTGCTCCACATTATGACGCACTTTGTGAACAGTTCATTGGCCCAGGAGTCTCATTTCTTTCCTTAGTTCAGGGAGCTGATCTGTGGCTCCATAGAGTCGATTTTATTTTCGAATATCCACGTCCCACTATGCCAAATATTGTCTACATGGCAGGTTTTCAGTGCAAGCCATCAAAACCTCTCCCACAAGATCTGGAGGAATTTGTTCAGAGCTCTGGTGATCACGGTGTCATCATCATGTCTCTGGGGACTCTCGTTGGTCAGCTTCCAGATGATGTGGCCGAGGCAATTGCTGAAGCTTTTGCAGAACTTCCACAGAAAGTCATCTGGAGGTACAAAGGAAAGAGACCATCTGCACTAGGAAACAACACCTTAATGATGGACTGGATGCCTCAGAATGATCTTCTGGGTCATCCCAAGACCAGAGCCTTTGTGGCACATGGAGGAACCAATGGAGTTCAAGAAGCCATCTACCACGGGGTGCCAATCATTGGATTTGGCCTGATTTTTGACCAACCCGACAATCTTGAAAAAATGAGAGTGCGAGGTGCAGCCAACAATGTAGACTTTGCCACAGTGGATAAGGAGTCCTTCCTTAAAACGGTCAAAGAGGTTCTTTATGATCCCTCTTATCGGGAGAACATGCAGAGACTCTCAAGGCTTCACAAGGATGTTCCAGTGAAGCCTCTGGACAACGCcatcttctggattgagtttgttaTGAGACACAAAGGTGCCGCTCACTTGCGCACAGAGTCATACAAAATGCCCTGGTACTCTTATCACTCTGTTGATGTCATTCTGGTGCTGATTTCTGCTGTGTCACTCATAATCCTGACCATTTATGCAGTTATCAGATATTTCTGCTGCAGAATATGCAtgagaaaaacaaaaatcaaacttAAGTAA
- the LOC130232506 gene encoding UDP-glucuronosyltransferase 2C1-like, which yields MNGQGFQVIWPITLTLLLANGPVAQSGKVLVFPVDGSHWVNMNILVEALHAKGHDVTVLRVGSSCYIKEFSPHYTSINLKSAGGYNKEVLEIFASRLMHILREGSTWGHLKLQAEMWQSFLKIFEAESEMIVNMIEDQQLMQSLKDAKYDMILTDPNMFGGVILGHYLKLPMVYNVRWAGYSEAHFAIAPSPLSYVPFPSLKLSDRMSFLERVCNVVMYTFIEIGAALVISPINDALAERFIGPGTSFLSLVQGADLWLHRADFVFEYPRPTMPNIIYMAGFQCKPSKPLPQDLEDFVQSSGDHGVIIMSLGTLIGQLPDDVAEAIAEAFAELPQKIIWRYKGKRPSALGNNTLVMDWMPQNDLLGHPKTRAFVAHGGTNGIQEAIYHGVPIIGLALIFDQPDNLSKMKVRGAAKNVDFATMDKQSFLKTVKEVLYDPSYRENMQRLSRLHRDVPVKPLDNAVFWIEFVMRHKGAAHLRTESYKMPWYSYHSVDVILVLISAVSLIILIIYAVIRYFCCRMCMRKTKSKHE from the coding sequence ATGAATGGACAGGGGTTTCAGGTGATATGGCCAATCACATTAACCCTTCTGCTGGCAAATGGCCCAGTTGCTCAAAGCGGGAAGGTTCTTGTTTTTCCTGTGGATGGCAGTCACTGGGTCAACATGAACATCTTGGTTGAGGCACTTCATGCCAAAGGTCATGATGTAACAGTCTTGAGGGTGGGAAGCAGCTGCTACATAAAAGAATTCTCACCTCACTACACATCGATAAATCTGAAGTCTGCAGGAGGATATAATAAAGAAGTTCTTGAAATATTTGCATCCAGACTAATGCACATTTTGAGGGAAGGTTCCACATGGGGTCATCTGAAGCTGCAGGCAGAAATGTGGCAAAGTTTTTTGAAGATTTTTGAAGCAGAAAGTGAAATGATTGTCAACATGATCGAAGATCAGCAGCTTATGCAGTCTTTAAAAGATGCCAAGTATGATATGATTCTTACAGACCCAAACATGTTTGGAGGGGTTATATTAGGTCACTATCTCAAACTGCCCATGGTCTACAATGTTCGTTGGGCAGGTTATAGTGAAGCCCATTTTGCAATAGCTCCATCTCCACTTTCTTATGTACCTTTTCCATCTCTGAAATTATCAGATCGCATGAGTTTCTTGGAAAGAGTATGTAATGTAGTAATGTACACCTTTATTGAAATAGGGGCTGCTTTGGTAATTTCTCCAATTAATGATGCACTCGCTGAACGGTTCATTGGCCCTGGAACATCCTTCCTTTCTTTAGTTCAGGGAGCTGATCTGTGGCTCCATAGAGCTGATTTTGTTTTCGAATATCCACGTCCCACTATGCCAAACATCATCTACATGGCAGGTTTTCAATGCAAGCCATCAAAGCCTCTCCCACAAGATCTGGAGGACTTTGTTCAGAGCTCGGGTGATCATGGTGTCATTATCATGTCTCTGGGGACTCTTATTGGTCAGCTTCCTGATGATGTGGCCGAGGCGATTGCTGAAGCCTTTGCAGAACTTCCACAGAAGATCATCTGGAGGTACAAAGGAAAGAGACCATCTGCACTAGGAAACAACACCTTAGTGATGGACTGGATGCCTCAGAATGATCTTCTGGGTCATCCCAAGACCAGAGCCTTTGTGGCACATGGAGGAACCAATGGAATTCAAGAAGCCATCTACCACGGTGTGCCAATAATTGGATTGGCCCTGATTTTTGACCAGCCCGACAATCTTTCTAAAATGAAAGTGCGAGGTGCAGCCAAGAATGTAGACTTTGCCACAATGGATAAGCAGTCCTTCCTTAAAACGGTCAAAGAGGTACTCTATGATCCCTCTTATCGGGAGAACATGCAGAGACTCTCAAGGCTTCACAGGGATGTTCCAGTGAAGCCTCTGGACAATGCCgtcttctggattgagtttgttaTGAGACACAAAGGTGCCGCTCACTTGCGCACAGAGTCATACAAAATGCCCTGGTACTCTTATCACTCTGTTGATGTTATTCTAGTGCTGATTTCTGCTGTGTCACTCATAATCTTGATCATATATGCAGTTATCAGATATTTCTGCTGCAGAATGTGCAtgagaaaaacaaaaagcaaacatgAATGA